The Polaribacter sp. Q13 sequence TGTTATTAAAAAAAGGAAATTGGCTTTGGACAGAATTACTAGACACAGAAGCTATTTATTACTGCAAACTTTTCTTTTTTTCTGAAAAAAAATTGACCGATTTTTTAAGCAAATACACCAACAATGTAAAGCCATATAAAGAAGAATCTGCTTATTTTGTGATAGAAAACGACGATTACTTAGCTTCTTTTATCAGCTCTTTATCTTCTAAAACATTTGCCAAAAACAGCTATAGCAATGCCCTACTCTCTCTAAAGTTTGATGAAATAATGCTGTATTTATTAGACAAATATGATACTAAATTCGAGTATTATTTACATTCTTTAATCTCTAAAGAAATATCTCCATTTAAAAAGACCATAGAAAGCAATGTAAATTCTAATTTAAAAATAGAAGAAATTGCTTTTTTGTGCAACATGAGTTTATCAACTTTTAAACGTCATTTTACAGCCGCTTATAACGAACCTCCTGGAAAATGGTTTCAAGACAAACGTCTTCAAAAAGCAAAAACACTCTTACAAGAAGGTACCTTAACTCCATCTGATATTTACCTAGATATTGGCTATAACAACCTGTCTAACTTTAGTATAGCTTTTAAAAACAAGTTCGGAATAAGTCCAACAGATGTTTCAAATTAATTAAAATAAACATAAGTTATT is a genomic window containing:
- a CDS encoding AraC family transcriptional regulator — protein: MAIENIPEIYIDNTKESLDLFVYDFKMTSDVVKSKVNLGMNMFSFLQVGKKQVHFADTAIAVNKEQSLLLKKGNWLWTELLDTEAIYYCKLFFFSEKKLTDFLSKYTNNVKPYKEESAYFVIENDDYLASFISSLSSKTFAKNSYSNALLSLKFDEIMLYLLDKYDTKFEYYLHSLISKEISPFKKTIESNVNSNLKIEEIAFLCNMSLSTFKRHFTAAYNEPPGKWFQDKRLQKAKTLLQEGTLTPSDIYLDIGYNNLSNFSIAFKNKFGISPTDVSN